The sequence AGAGCGTGGCCCGCGCCCTGGCCGAGCACGAGATCACCGGGGTCGTCCACCTCGCGGCGAAGAAGCAGGTGGGCGAGTCCGTGGACCGGCCGCTGCACTACTACCGGGAGAACGTGGAGGGCCTGCGCGTCCTGCTGGAGGCGGTGACGGCCGCGCGCGTGCCGTCGTTCGTGTTCTCCTCGTCGGCGGCGGTGTACGGCATGCCGGACGTGGACCTCGTGACCGAGGAGACGCCCTGTCTGCCCCTGTCCCCCTACGGCGAGACCAAGCTGACCGGCGAGTGGCTGGTCCGCGCGACGGGCCGGGCGACCGGCATGGCGACCGCGTCCCTGCGCTACTTCAACGTGGCGGGCGCGGCCACCCCCGCCCTGGCGGACACGGGGGTCTTCAACCTCGTCCCGATGGTCTTCGAGAAGCTCACCGAGGGCGCTCCCCCGCGCGTCTTCGGCGACGACTACCCGACCCCCGACGGCACCTGTGTCCGCGACTACATCCACGTGGTCGACCTGGCCGAGGCCCATGTGACGGTCGCCCGGGCCCTCGGCTCCACGCCCGGCCACGACCTGACCCTCAACATCGGCCGCGGGGAGGGCGTCTCGGTCCGCGAGATGATCGACCAGATCAACGCGGTCACCGGCTACGACCGCGCCCCCACCGTCACCCCGCGCCGCCCCGGCGACCCCGCCCGGGTCGTCGCCTCCGCCGACCGCATCGCCACGGAGCTGGGCTGGACGGCGAAGTACGACGTCCAGGACATGATCGCCTCGGCCTGGGAGGGCTGGGTACGGCTGCATCCGGAGGCGGCGCGGTCGTAAGCTCCCCGGATGACCGCCCCCTCGCGCACCGAACGCGCCGTCGGCGCCCTGCTCGGCTCAGCCGTGGGCGACGCCCTGGGAGCGCCCTTCGAGTTCGGTCCCGAAGGCGCCTTCTCGGCCCGCTTCCCGTATCCCGGGCACGGCGGCGAGATGTGCGGGGGCGGCGGCTGGGACCCCGGTGAGGCGACCGACGACACCCAACTGGCGGTCCTGACCGCCGAGTCGCTGCTGGAACGCGGCGGCCTGGACCTGCCGGACGTGTTCCGGCGCTTCCAGCGGTGGGCGGCGGCCGATCCGAAGGACATCGGCCTGCAGACGGAGGCGGTCCTGAGCAGTGGCGCTCCCTGGGACACGGCGGCGGCCGAGCACTTCCAGGTCAGCCAACGGGCGGCCGGCAACGGGGCGTTGATGCGGGCGGCCCCCTCGGCGGTCCGCTTCGCCCGCCACGGCCGCGAGGCCACGATGGACGCCGCCCGCCGTCTCTCCGCCCTCACCCACGGCGACCCCGCGGCCTGGGAGGGCACGGCCGTCCTCCACGAGCTGATCCGGATCGCCCTGACCGGAACGGACCCGCTCACCGCCGTACCGGCCACCCTGACCGCGCTCCACCCCGACCACCGCGACCGCTACACGACCGTCCTCTCCCCCGGCTGGCACCCGGACCTGGCCACAGAGTTCAACGGAGCGGTCTGGCCCTGCCTGGGCTCGGCGCTCTGGGCGCTGCGCACGACGAGGTCCTACGAGGAAGCGGTCCGCGCGGCGATCGACCTGGGCGGCGACACGGACACGGTGGCGGCGGTCACCGGGGCGCTGGCGGGAGCGGTGTACGGCAGCGCGGCGGTGCCGCTGCGCTGGGCGGAGGCGGTGCATGTGCCGTTGCCGGGGTTCGGGGGGCGGATACTGCGGGCGCCGGATCTGCGGGAGCTGGGTCAGCGGTTGGCGTAGCGGACAGCGACCGCCGCCGTGCGGGTAGCCGCCGTCGCCATGCGGGCCGTCCTCCGGCTGCGGGCGCGCGGTGGCCGGTCGCGCAGTTCCCCGCGCCCCTGGGGAGTCACAGCGGCCGTACCCGCATCCGCGCCGCAACACCTGCCGGCACCCTCACAGCGCCTTCAGCGCACCCGCCGTAGCGCGTGCCAGCTTCTCCAGGTATCCCTTCGGCAGCTTCGGGGAGCGGATCACCACCGAGCGCCAGTACAGCGGACCGGAGATCAGATCCAGTGCAAGATCGGCGTCGACCCCGGCCCGCACCTCACCCCTTCGCTCCGCCGCCGCCACGATCTTGCTGGCAACCCCCTCCTGCCCGTCCCGCAGCGCCTTCTGCATGGCCTCCGCGATATCGGGATTGCGGGCCGCCTCCGCCTGCAGATCGGGAATGATCTGCGAGGCGACGGGGTGGCGCAGGGCGCGGGAGGTGACCTCGTACAGGAGGCGGAGGTCGCCCTCCAGGGAGCCGGTGTCCGGCACCGGAAGGCCCAGTACCGCCATCGCCGACACCACGTCCAGCACCAGGTGCAGCTTGGAGCGCCAGCGTCGGTACACCGCCGTCTTGCCGACGCCCGCCCGCCGCGCGATGCCCTCGATGGACATACGGGCATAGCCGACGGCCGCCAGCTCCTCGAAGACGGCCGCGCGGATGGCCTCGGTCACGTCCTCCCGGAGCACGGCGGCCCCGGCGGGGGCCCGGCGGCGCGCACGCTTCGGGGCCTCGTCGGCGTTCGTCGTCATGCGGACCAGCATAGGGCGTTACGACGAAACGGTTGCGTTCCGACGGTCGATGGTTCTACGCTCACGTTGCGACGATACGGTCCCGTCCCGTCGTAAGAGAACGTGAAGAGAAGCGTAAGGAAACGCCGGACGACGGAGGGGGACCGCTCGACCCCGGCGGCAGCCGGACGCACCCCCCTCCCCCGAGCGAAAGCAGCGGATGTGAGCCAGGTCCTCCACACACCGCCCCCGACCCAGGTCCCGGCCGACGACGACCTCGCGGCGCTGGCCGCCCGACACGGTCTCACGGTCAGCGGCGCCCGCCCCTCCCTGCCGGAGTACGTCCACCAGCTCTGGGCCCGCCGCCACTTCATCACCGCCTTCGCCACCGCCAAGCTCACCGCCCAGTACAGCCAGGCGAAGCTCGGCCAGGTCTGGCAGGTCATGAACCCGCTGCTGAACGCGGCGGTCTACTACTTCATCTTCGGCGTGCTCCTGGGCACCAGCAAGGGCGTGCCGGACTACATCCCCTTCCTGGTCACGGGCGTGTTCATCTGGACGTTCACGCAGAGCTCGATCATGGCGGGCACCCGCGCGATCTCGGGCAACCTCGGCCTGGTCCGCGCGCTGCACTTCCCGCGCGCCTCGCTGCCGATCTCCTTCTGTCTCCAGCAGCTCCAGCAGCTGCTGTTCTCGATGACCGCGCTGGTCGTGATCATCCTGTCCTTCGGCATCCCGATCACGCCCCGCTGGCTGCTCGCGATCCCCGCGCTGATCCTGCAGTCCGTCTTCAACGCGGGCGTGTCGATGATCATGGCTCGATGGGGCGCCAAGACCCCGGACATCGCCCAGCTGATGCCGTTCGTGCTGCGCACCTGGATGTACGTGTCCGGCGTGATGTGGAGCATCAGCAAGCTCACCAAGAAGGACAACCTGCCGCACATCGTCACGGTCCTGCTGGAGACCAACCCGGCCGCCGTCTACATCGACCTCATGCGGTACGCGCTGATCCACAGCTTCCACGGCAAGCAGCTGCCCCCGCACGTGTGGGCGGCAGCCACCGGCTGGGCCCTGCTCGCCGGGATCGGCGGCTTCATCTACTTCTGGAAGGCTGAGGAGACGTACGGCCGTGGCTGAGCAGACCCCCCAGAACACCGACATGATCCCCACCGTCGTCGCCGACGCCGTCGACATCGTCTACCGGGTCAACGGCACCGGCGCGGGCCGCGGCTCGGCCACCGCCGCCCTCAACCGCATCCTGCGCCGCGAGAAGGCCGAGAAGGCGGCGGGCGTGCGCAAGGTGCACGCGGTGAAGAAGGTCTCGTTCGTCGCCTACAAGGGTGAGGCGATCGGGCTCATCGGCACCAACGGTTCCGGCAAGTCGACGCTGCTCAAGGCGGTCGCCGGACTGCTCCCGGTGGAGAGCGGCCACATCTACACCAACGGCCAGCCCTCACTGCTCGGCGTCAACGCGGCCCTGATGAACGACCTGACCGGCGAACGCAACGTCTACCTCGGCGGTCTCGCCATGGGCATGTCCCGTGAGCAGGTCAAGGAGCGCTATCAGGACATCGTCGACTTCTCCGGGATCAACGAGAAGGGTGACTTCATCACCCTTCCGATGCGGACGTACTCCTCCGGCATGGCCGCCCGGCTGCGCTTCTCCATCGCCGCCGCCAAGGACCACGACGTCCTGCTGATCGACGAGGCGCTCGCCACCGGC is a genomic window of Streptomyces griseochromogenes containing:
- the galE gene encoding UDP-glucose 4-epimerase GalE, yielding MTWLITGGAGYIGAHVVRAMAEAGERTVVFDDLSTGVAERLPQEVPLVVGSVLDGESVARALAEHEITGVVHLAAKKQVGESVDRPLHYYRENVEGLRVLLEAVTAARVPSFVFSSSAAVYGMPDVDLVTEETPCLPLSPYGETKLTGEWLVRATGRATGMATASLRYFNVAGAATPALADTGVFNLVPMVFEKLTEGAPPRVFGDDYPTPDGTCVRDYIHVVDLAEAHVTVARALGSTPGHDLTLNIGRGEGVSVREMIDQINAVTGYDRAPTVTPRRPGDPARVVASADRIATELGWTAKYDVQDMIASAWEGWVRLHPEAARS
- a CDS encoding TetR/AcrR family transcriptional regulator, whose product is MTTNADEAPKRARRRAPAGAAVLREDVTEAIRAAVFEELAAVGYARMSIEGIARRAGVGKTAVYRRWRSKLHLVLDVVSAMAVLGLPVPDTGSLEGDLRLLYEVTSRALRHPVASQIIPDLQAEAARNPDIAEAMQKALRDGQEGVASKIVAAAERRGEVRAGVDADLALDLISGPLYWRSVVIRSPKLPKGYLEKLARATAGALKAL
- a CDS encoding ABC transporter permease, which encodes MSQVLHTPPPTQVPADDDLAALAARHGLTVSGARPSLPEYVHQLWARRHFITAFATAKLTAQYSQAKLGQVWQVMNPLLNAAVYYFIFGVLLGTSKGVPDYIPFLVTGVFIWTFTQSSIMAGTRAISGNLGLVRALHFPRASLPISFCLQQLQQLLFSMTALVVIILSFGIPITPRWLLAIPALILQSVFNAGVSMIMARWGAKTPDIAQLMPFVLRTWMYVSGVMWSISKLTKKDNLPHIVTVLLETNPAAVYIDLMRYALIHSFHGKQLPPHVWAAATGWALLAGIGGFIYFWKAEETYGRG
- a CDS encoding ADP-ribosylglycohydrolase family protein, which codes for MTAPSRTERAVGALLGSAVGDALGAPFEFGPEGAFSARFPYPGHGGEMCGGGGWDPGEATDDTQLAVLTAESLLERGGLDLPDVFRRFQRWAAADPKDIGLQTEAVLSSGAPWDTAAAEHFQVSQRAAGNGALMRAAPSAVRFARHGREATMDAARRLSALTHGDPAAWEGTAVLHELIRIALTGTDPLTAVPATLTALHPDHRDRYTTVLSPGWHPDLATEFNGAVWPCLGSALWALRTTRSYEEAVRAAIDLGGDTDTVAAVTGALAGAVYGSAAVPLRWAEAVHVPLPGFGGRILRAPDLRELGQRLA
- a CDS encoding ABC transporter ATP-binding protein, encoding MIPTVVADAVDIVYRVNGTGAGRGSATAALNRILRREKAEKAAGVRKVHAVKKVSFVAYKGEAIGLIGTNGSGKSTLLKAVAGLLPVESGHIYTNGQPSLLGVNAALMNDLTGERNVYLGGLAMGMSREQVKERYQDIVDFSGINEKGDFITLPMRTYSSGMAARLRFSIAAAKDHDVLLIDEALATGDRKFQVRSEERIRELRQHAGTVFLVSHNNKSIRDTCERVLWLERGVLRADGPTEDVLKEYEAFTGDKSDKTAKKVTPKQTEAKPGATKVPLPS